In Pseudomonas sp. R76, one genomic interval encodes:
- the nusA gene encoding transcription termination factor NusA: MSKEVLLVVESVSNEKGVPANVIFEALELALATATKKRFEDEVDLRVEINRHTGAYETFRRWTVVEEADLDDPAIETWPSKVAETHPGAKVGDVVEEKIESIEFGRIAAQTAKQVIVQKVREAERAQVVDAYRERLGEIISGTVKKVTRDNVIVDLGNNAEALLAREDIISRETFRVGVRLRALLKEIRTENRGPQLILSRTAPEMLIELFRIEVPEIAEGLIEVMAASRDPGSRAKIAVRSKDKRIDPQGACIGMRGSRVQAVSGELGGERVDIVLWDDNPAQFVINAMSPAEVAAIIVDEDAHAMDIAVGADNLAQAIGRGGQNVRLASQLTGWTLNVMTESDIQAKQQAETGDILRNFIDELEVDEDLAQVLVDEGFTSLEEIAYVPLEEMLNIDGFDEDTVNELRARAKDRLLTKAIATEEKLADAHPAEDLLSLEGMDKDLAMELAVRGVITREDLAEQSIDDLLDIDGIDDDRAGKLIMAARAHWFE, from the coding sequence ATGAGCAAAGAAGTACTGCTGGTTGTTGAGTCGGTATCCAATGAAAAGGGCGTACCGGCAAACGTGATTTTTGAAGCGCTCGAGCTGGCCCTGGCCACTGCTACCAAAAAGCGTTTTGAAGACGAAGTTGATCTGCGTGTGGAAATCAACCGCCACACCGGTGCCTATGAGACTTTCCGTCGCTGGACGGTCGTCGAAGAAGCCGATCTTGATGATCCGGCCATCGAAACCTGGCCGAGCAAGGTTGCCGAAACGCACCCTGGCGCCAAGGTCGGTGATGTCGTCGAAGAAAAGATCGAGTCGATCGAATTCGGCCGTATTGCTGCACAGACCGCCAAGCAGGTCATTGTGCAGAAGGTTCGCGAAGCCGAGCGCGCTCAAGTCGTTGACGCTTATCGCGAACGCCTGGGTGAAATCATCTCCGGCACCGTGAAAAAAGTAACCCGCGACAACGTGATCGTCGACCTGGGCAACAACGCTGAAGCGTTGCTGGCTCGCGAAGACATCATCTCTCGCGAAACCTTCCGTGTCGGCGTGCGTCTGCGTGCGCTGCTCAAGGAAATCCGCACCGAGAACCGCGGCCCTCAGTTGATCCTGTCGCGTACCGCGCCGGAAATGCTGATCGAGCTGTTCCGTATCGAAGTGCCGGAAATCGCCGAAGGCCTGATCGAAGTCATGGCTGCGTCCCGCGACCCGGGTTCGCGCGCCAAGATCGCGGTCCGCTCCAAGGATAAACGCATCGACCCGCAGGGCGCTTGCATTGGTATGCGCGGTTCGCGCGTCCAGGCAGTGTCGGGCGAATTGGGCGGTGAGCGTGTGGACATCGTCCTGTGGGACGATAACCCGGCGCAGTTCGTGATCAACGCCATGTCGCCAGCTGAAGTGGCGGCAATTATCGTTGACGAGGATGCCCATGCAATGGACATCGCCGTTGGCGCAGACAATCTGGCTCAGGCCATTGGTCGTGGTGGTCAGAACGTGCGTCTGGCCAGCCAACTGACCGGCTGGACCCTGAACGTGATGACCGAATCGGACATCCAGGCTAAGCAGCAAGCTGAAACCGGTGACATCCTGCGCAACTTCATCGACGAGCTGGAAGTCGACGAAGACCTGGCACAGGTGCTGGTAGATGAAGGCTTCACCAGCCTGGAAGAGATTGCCTACGTACCGTTGGAAGAAATGCTCAACATCGACGGCTTTGACGAAGACACCGTCAACGAGCTTCGCGCTCGGGCCAAGGATCGTTTGTTGACTAAAGCCATCGCTACTGAGGAAAAGCTGGCAGACGCCCATCCGGCCGAAGACCTGCTCTCGCTTGAGGGTATGGACAAGGATTTGGCGATGGAACTGGCGGTGCGCGGCGTAATTACCCGCGAAGACCTGGCCGAGCAGTCTATTGACGATCTGCTCGACATCGACGGCATTGACGATGATCGTGCCGGCAAGTTGATCATGGCCGCCCGAGCCCATTGGTTCGAGTAA
- the glmM gene encoding phosphoglucosamine mutase yields MTKKYFGTDGIRGRVGEFPITPDFMLKLGWAAGMAFRSMGACRILVGKDTRISGYMFESALEAGLSAAGADVMLLGPMPTPAIAYLTRTFHAEAGIVISASHNPHDDNGIKFFSGQGTKLPDEIELMIEELLDAPMTVVESSKLGKVSRINDASGRYIEFCKSSVPTSTNFAGLKIVVDCAHGATYKVAPSVFKELGADVTVLSAQPNGLNINENCGSTHMEQLQAAVLAEHADLGIAFDGDGDRVLMVDHTGTVVDGDDLLFIIARDLHERNKLQGGVVGTLMSNLGLELALAELGIPFVRANVGDRYVIAELLERNWQVGGENSGHVVCFQHTTTGDAIIAALQVLLSLRRREESLAQARQALRKCPQVLLNVRFAGGENPIEHPAVKDACERVTLAMAGRGRVLLRKSGTEPLVRVMVEGEDEVQVRGHAEDLAKLVTEICA; encoded by the coding sequence ATGACTAAAAAATATTTTGGCACCGACGGTATTCGTGGTCGGGTCGGCGAGTTTCCGATTACTCCTGATTTCATGCTCAAGCTGGGTTGGGCGGCAGGTATGGCGTTCCGCAGCATGGGCGCGTGCCGCATTTTGGTAGGCAAGGACACCCGAATTTCGGGGTATATGTTTGAGTCCGCACTTGAGGCGGGTTTGTCCGCCGCCGGTGCTGATGTGATGCTGTTGGGGCCAATGCCGACGCCTGCTATCGCCTACCTGACGCGTACCTTTCACGCTGAAGCCGGTATCGTGATCAGCGCCTCGCATAACCCTCATGATGATAACGGCATCAAGTTTTTCTCGGGCCAGGGCACCAAATTGCCGGACGAGATCGAGCTGATGATCGAAGAGCTGCTGGATGCACCGATGACGGTGGTCGAGTCCAGCAAGCTGGGCAAGGTGTCACGCATCAACGACGCGTCTGGCCGGTATATCGAATTCTGCAAGAGCAGCGTGCCTACCAGCACCAATTTCGCCGGGCTGAAGATCGTTGTCGATTGTGCCCACGGTGCAACCTACAAGGTCGCGCCGAGTGTCTTCAAAGAGCTGGGCGCGGACGTAACGGTGCTGTCGGCTCAGCCGAATGGTTTGAACATCAACGAAAATTGCGGCTCCACCCATATGGAGCAACTGCAGGCTGCGGTCCTGGCTGAGCATGCCGACCTGGGTATCGCCTTTGACGGCGACGGTGACCGTGTGCTGATGGTGGATCACACCGGTACGGTGGTTGACGGTGATGACCTGTTATTCATTATTGCTCGCGACCTGCACGAGCGTAACAAGCTGCAAGGCGGTGTCGTCGGTACGCTGATGAGCAACCTTGGGCTTGAGCTGGCCCTGGCTGAGCTGGGGATCCCGTTTGTGCGTGCCAATGTCGGCGACCGTTATGTGATCGCCGAGTTGCTGGAGCGTAACTGGCAGGTGGGCGGTGAGAACTCCGGGCATGTTGTCTGCTTCCAGCACACCACCACAGGCGATGCCATTATTGCCGCGCTGCAAGTGTTGCTGTCTTTGCGTCGCCGTGAAGAGAGTCTGGCTCAGGCGCGTCAAGCGCTGCGCAAGTGCCCGCAAGTTTTGCTCAATGTGCGTTTTGCGGGCGGCGAAAACCCTATCGAGCACCCTGCTGTCAAAGATGCCTGCGAGCGTGTAACCCTGGCAATGGCGGGGCGCGGGCGGGTGTTGTTGCGCAAGTCCGGCACAGAGCCACTGGTGCGTGTCATGGTCGAAGGTGAAGACGAAGTACAGGTTCGCGGCCATGCCGAAGACCTGGCAAAACTGGTAACTGAAATTTGCGCCTGA
- the secG gene encoding preprotein translocase subunit SecG → MLETVVVVFHLLAALGVVALVLLQQGKGADAGASFGAGASNTVFGSQGSSTFLSKFTAILAAGFFITSLGLGYFAKEKAHVLTQVGLPNPGVLEVPKAKPASDDVPVLQEQKSATPATDVPPAQEQK, encoded by the coding sequence ATGCTGGAAACAGTCGTAGTCGTTTTTCATCTGTTGGCTGCCCTGGGCGTAGTTGCCCTGGTTTTGTTGCAACAGGGTAAAGGTGCGGATGCTGGTGCGTCTTTCGGTGCAGGTGCTTCAAATACTGTGTTCGGAAGCCAAGGTTCCTCTACCTTTCTTAGTAAGTTTACTGCTATACTTGCCGCCGGTTTCTTCATAACCAGCTTAGGGTTAGGTTACTTTGCTAAAGAGAAAGCTCATGTGCTGACTCAAGTAGGTCTCCCAAACCCAGGAGTGTTGGAAGTACCAAAAGCAAAACCGGCTTCTGATGATGTCCCGGTGCTTCAAGAGCAAAAGTCGGCTACTCCAGCGACTGACGTGCCTCCAGCTCAAGAGCAGAAGTAA
- the rimP gene encoding ribosome maturation factor RimP, protein MSSKLEELQALLAPVVVALGYECWGIEFSAQGRHSMLRVYIDKEGGVLVDDCAIVSRQISGVLDVEDPISVEYTLEVSSPGMERPLFTIDQFAKFAGEQVKIKLRSPFEGRRNFQGLLRGVEEQDVVVQVEDHEFLLPIDMIDKANIIPSFD, encoded by the coding sequence GTGTCGAGCAAGCTAGAAGAGTTGCAGGCCTTGCTGGCCCCGGTGGTCGTGGCCCTAGGCTATGAATGCTGGGGTATTGAGTTTTCGGCTCAAGGTCGCCACTCAATGTTGCGCGTTTATATCGATAAAGAGGGCGGCGTGCTGGTGGACGATTGTGCCATTGTCAGCCGTCAGATCAGCGGTGTCCTGGATGTAGAAGATCCGATCTCCGTTGAATACACCCTCGAAGTTTCCTCGCCTGGCATGGAACGCCCACTGTTCACTATTGATCAGTTTGCAAAATTTGCCGGTGAACAAGTGAAGATCAAGCTGCGTTCTCCCTTTGAAGGGCGACGCAACTTTCAGGGCCTTCTGCGCGGTGTAGAAGAACAGGATGTCGTGGTGCAGGTAGAAGACCATGAGTTCCTGTTGCCGATCGATATGATCGACAAGGCCAACATTATTCCCAGTTTTGACTGA
- a CDS encoding YhbY family RNA-binding protein — protein MPLTQEQKKQYKSIGHHLKPVLIVADNGLTEGVLAELERALGDHELIKIKVNILDREARLAAIAELCKVGKADLVQVIGKMALLYRKNFSVNKQLSNVHRFK, from the coding sequence ATGCCGCTCACTCAAGAGCAGAAGAAACAGTACAAATCCATTGGCCACCATCTGAAACCAGTTCTGATTGTGGCAGACAACGGTTTGACTGAAGGTGTGTTAGCCGAACTTGAACGCGCATTGGGCGATCACGAACTGATCAAGATCAAGGTCAACATCCTTGACCGCGAAGCGCGTTTGGCCGCCATTGCAGAACTGTGCAAGGTCGGCAAAGCGGACCTGGTTCAGGTCATCGGCAAGATGGCGCTGCTGTATCGCAAGAATTTCAGCGTCAACAAGCAACTGTCGAACGTACACCGCTTCAAGTAA
- the ftsH gene encoding ATP-dependent zinc metalloprotease FtsH — MAKNLILWLIIAAVLVTVMNNFSSPNEPQTLNYSDFIQQVKDGKVERVAVDGYVITGKRNDGDSFKTIRPAIQDNGLIGDLVDNHVVVEGKQPEQQSIWTQLLVASFPILVIIAVFMFFMRQMQGGAGGKGGPMSFGKSKARLLSEDQVKTTLADVAGCDEAKEEVGELVEFLRDPGKFQRLGGRIPRGVLMVGPPGTGKTLLAKAIAGEAKVPFFTISGSDFVEMFVGVGASRVRDMFEQAKKHAPCIIFIDEIDAVGRHRGAGMGGGHDEREQTLNQLLVEMDGFEMNDGIIVIAATNRPDVLDPALLRPGRFDRQVVVGLPDIRGREQILKVHMRKVPMGDDVAPAVIARGTPGFSGADLANLVNEASLFAARTGKRIVEMKEFELAKDKIMMGAERKSMVMSEKEKQNTAYHEAGHAIVGRVVPEHDPVYKVSIIPRGRALGVTMFLPEEDRYSLSKRALISQICSLYGGRIAEEMTLGFDGVTTGASNDIMRASQIARNMVTKWGLSEKLGPLMYAEEEGEVFLGRGGGGQSASFSGETAKLIDSEVRSIIDQCYGTAKQILTDNRDKLDAMADALMKYETIDADQIDDIMAGRTPREPRDWEGGSGTSGTPPVVQSERPETPIGGPAADH; from the coding sequence ATGGCAAAGAATCTGATCCTGTGGTTGATCATCGCGGCAGTCCTGGTGACGGTGATGAACAACTTCTCCAGCCCTAACGAGCCGCAGACCCTCAACTATTCCGACTTCATCCAGCAAGTTAAGGATGGCAAGGTCGAGCGCGTAGCGGTTGATGGCTACGTGATTACCGGCAAGCGTAACGATGGCGATAGCTTCAAGACCATCCGTCCGGCAATCCAGGACAACGGTCTGATCGGCGACCTGGTAGATAACCACGTGGTCGTTGAGGGCAAGCAGCCTGAGCAGCAGAGCATCTGGACTCAACTCCTGGTGGCGAGCTTCCCGATCCTGGTGATTATCGCCGTGTTCATGTTCTTCATGCGCCAGATGCAAGGTGGTGCGGGAGGCAAGGGCGGGCCGATGAGTTTCGGCAAGAGCAAGGCACGCCTGCTCTCCGAAGATCAGGTGAAGACCACCCTGGCTGACGTCGCGGGTTGCGACGAAGCCAAGGAAGAAGTTGGCGAGCTGGTTGAGTTCCTGCGCGATCCGGGCAAATTCCAGCGCTTGGGCGGCCGTATTCCTCGTGGTGTGCTGATGGTCGGCCCTCCGGGTACGGGTAAAACCTTGCTGGCCAAGGCGATTGCCGGCGAAGCCAAAGTACCTTTCTTCACTATCTCCGGTTCTGACTTCGTCGAGATGTTCGTCGGTGTCGGTGCCAGCCGTGTTCGCGATATGTTTGAGCAGGCCAAGAAACACGCGCCTTGCATCATCTTCATCGACGAAATCGACGCCGTTGGTCGCCATCGTGGTGCTGGCATGGGCGGTGGTCACGATGAGCGTGAGCAGACACTCAACCAGTTGCTGGTGGAGATGGACGGCTTTGAAATGAATGACGGCATCATCGTCATCGCTGCAACTAACCGTCCCGACGTTTTGGACCCTGCGCTGCTGCGTCCAGGCCGTTTCGACCGCCAGGTTGTGGTTGGCCTGCCGGACATCCGTGGTCGTGAGCAGATTTTGAAAGTACACATGCGCAAAGTGCCGATGGGTGACGACGTGGCTCCGGCCGTGATTGCCCGTGGTACGCCGGGCTTCTCCGGTGCGGACCTTGCCAACCTGGTGAACGAGGCTTCGTTGTTCGCAGCCCGTACCGGCAAGCGCATCGTAGAAATGAAAGAGTTTGAACTGGCGAAAGACAAGATCATGATGGGCGCTGAGCGCAAATCCATGGTCATGTCCGAGAAAGAGAAGCAGAACACCGCTTATCACGAAGCCGGTCACGCCATTGTCGGTCGCGTAGTGCCTGAGCACGACCCGGTCTACAAAGTGTCGATCATTCCTCGTGGTCGGGCGCTGGGTGTCACCATGTTCCTGCCGGAGGAGGATCGCTACAGCCTCTCCAAGCGTGCGCTGATCAGCCAGATCTGCTCGCTGTACGGTGGTCGAATTGCCGAAGAAATGACCCTGGGCTTTGACGGTGTCACCACCGGTGCTTCCAACGACATCATGCGTGCCAGCCAGATTGCGCGGAACATGGTGACCAAGTGGGGCTTGTCGGAAAAACTCGGTCCTTTGATGTATGCCGAGGAAGAAGGTGAAGTGTTCCTGGGTCGTGGCGGTGGCGGTCAAAGCGCGAGCTTCTCCGGTGAGACAGCCAAGCTGATCGACTCCGAAGTGCGCAGCATCATTGACCAGTGCTACGGCACGGCCAAGCAAATCCTGACCGACAACCGCGACAAACTGGACGCCATGGCTGATGCGCTGATGAAGTACGAAACCATTGATGCCGACCAGATCGACGACATCATGGCGGGTCGTACACCGCGTGAGCCTCGCGATTGGGAAGGTGGTTCGGGTACTTCGGGAACTCCGCCGGTAGTACAGAGCGAACGCCCTGAAACCCCGATCGGCGGCCCGGCAGCTGACCACTAA
- the tpiA gene encoding triose-phosphate isomerase — protein sequence MRRTMVAGNWKMHGTRASVAELINGLRHLALPSGVDVAVFPPCLHINQVVDGLKGKSIQVGAQNSAVEPMQGALTGEISPSQLVDAGCSYVLVGHSERRQMMGERDGTLNRKFAAAQACGLIPVLCIGETLEQRESGKTLEVVSRQLGSIIEELGVGAFAKAVIAYEPVWAIGTGLTATPQQAQDVHAAIRAQLAAENSEVAQGVRLLYGGSVKAANAVELFGMPDIDGGLIGGASLNADEFGAICRAAGN from the coding sequence ATGCGTCGCACTATGGTAGCTGGTAACTGGAAGATGCACGGTACCCGCGCCAGTGTCGCTGAGCTGATCAATGGCCTTCGTCACTTGGCCTTGCCTAGCGGTGTTGATGTTGCGGTTTTCCCGCCTTGCTTGCATATCAACCAAGTGGTTGATGGCTTGAAAGGCAAGTCGATTCAGGTCGGCGCGCAGAATTCTGCGGTGGAGCCCATGCAAGGTGCGTTGACCGGTGAGATTTCACCGAGTCAGCTGGTTGATGCGGGTTGTTCCTATGTGCTTGTCGGGCACTCCGAGCGCCGTCAGATGATGGGCGAGCGTGATGGGACACTCAACCGCAAGTTCGCAGCGGCACAGGCTTGTGGCTTGATTCCGGTGTTGTGCATAGGGGAGACCCTTGAACAGCGTGAATCAGGCAAGACTCTTGAAGTTGTCTCGCGTCAGCTGGGCAGCATCATCGAGGAGCTGGGTGTCGGTGCATTTGCAAAGGCAGTAATTGCTTACGAGCCGGTCTGGGCCATTGGTACCGGGCTGACTGCTACACCGCAACAGGCGCAGGATGTGCACGCAGCCATCCGCGCTCAGTTGGCGGCAGAGAATTCTGAAGTCGCACAAGGTGTGCGGCTTCTATACGGCGGCAGCGTGAAGGCGGCCAATGCGGTCGAACTGTTCGGCATGCCGGATATCGATGGGGGGCTCATTGGTGGAGCTTCCCTGAATGCAGATGAGTTCGGTGCGATCTGTCGCGCCGCGGGAAACTGA
- the rlmE gene encoding 23S rRNA (uridine(2552)-2'-O)-methyltransferase RlmE has translation MARSKTSLKWLQEHFNDPYVKKAQKDGYRSRASYKLLEIQDKDKLIRPGMSVIDLGAAPGGWSQVTSRLIGGQGRLIASDILEMDSIPDVTFVHGDFTQDAVLAQILEAVGNSQVDLVISDMAPNMSGLPAVDMPRAMFLCELALDLAGRVLRPGGDFLVKVFQGEGFDEYHKNIRKLFDKVQTRKPDSSRDRSREQYLLCRGFRGVEGAASEERF, from the coding sequence GTGGCCCGTTCCAAAACTAGCCTTAAGTGGCTGCAAGAGCATTTCAACGATCCTTACGTCAAAAAGGCGCAGAAGGACGGCTACCGTTCGCGGGCCAGCTACAAGCTGCTGGAGATCCAGGACAAGGACAAATTGATCCGGCCGGGCATGAGCGTTATTGACCTTGGCGCGGCCCCCGGTGGCTGGTCCCAAGTGACCAGTCGTCTGATTGGTGGGCAGGGTCGCTTGATCGCTTCCGACATCCTGGAAATGGACAGCATCCCCGATGTGACCTTTGTTCATGGCGACTTTACCCAGGACGCCGTGCTCGCACAGATTCTTGAAGCTGTGGGAAATTCGCAGGTAGACCTTGTGATTTCCGACATGGCCCCCAATATGAGTGGATTACCGGCTGTCGATATGCCGCGCGCAATGTTCCTGTGTGAACTGGCGCTGGATTTGGCAGGTCGGGTGTTGCGTCCTGGGGGGGATTTTCTGGTGAAAGTCTTCCAGGGCGAAGGTTTTGACGAGTACCACAAGAACATCCGCAAGTTGTTCGACAAGGTGCAAACACGCAAGCCTGACTCTTCCCGGGACAGGTCTCGCGAGCAATACCTGCTGTGCCGTGGCTTCCGCGGTGTTGAAGGGGCAGCGAGCGAAGAGCGTTTTTGA
- the folP gene encoding dihydropteroate synthase: MTSVLSSTRLPCGNRVLDLAHTHVMGILNVTPDSFSDGGRFNQLDAALRHAEAMVLAGATLIDVGGESTRPGARVVSPLEELERVAPIVELIARELDVIISVDTSTPAVMRETARLGAGLINDVRALRRDGALDAAAATGLPVCLMHMLGEPGNMQDSPHYDDLVGEVSGFLAERIAQCATVGIAAEKIILDPGFGFAKTLQHNLSLFKHMESLHALGRPLLVGVSRKSMIGLALNRPVGERLYGGLALAALAVTKGARILRVHDVAETVDVVRMIAAVESAE, translated from the coding sequence ATGACTTCTGTGTTGTCCTCCACCCGGTTGCCTTGCGGCAACCGGGTTCTTGATTTGGCCCATACGCATGTCATGGGCATTCTTAACGTAACCCCCGATTCCTTCTCCGATGGTGGCCGTTTCAACCAGCTGGATGCCGCACTGCGTCATGCCGAAGCGATGGTTCTGGCTGGCGCCACGTTGATTGATGTGGGTGGCGAGTCGACTCGTCCCGGTGCTCGTGTGGTTTCTCCCCTGGAGGAGCTTGAGCGAGTGGCGCCAATTGTCGAGCTTATTGCTCGCGAGTTGGATGTGATCATCTCGGTTGATACGTCGACCCCGGCAGTGATGCGTGAGACGGCGCGCCTGGGGGCGGGGTTAATCAATGATGTGCGAGCTCTTCGACGCGATGGTGCCCTGGATGCAGCGGCGGCAACCGGTCTTCCTGTGTGCCTGATGCATATGCTCGGAGAGCCCGGGAATATGCAGGACAGCCCACACTACGATGACCTTGTTGGCGAGGTGAGTGGCTTTCTGGCTGAAAGGATCGCTCAATGCGCAACGGTGGGCATTGCGGCCGAAAAGATCATCCTTGATCCCGGGTTTGGCTTCGCCAAGACCCTGCAGCACAATTTGAGTCTGTTCAAGCATATGGAATCCTTGCACGCCCTTGGTCGGCCCCTGTTGGTCGGCGTTTCGCGCAAGAGCATGATAGGTCTGGCCCTGAACCGTCCCGTCGGCGAGCGGCTTTACGGTGGTCTGGCGTTGGCGGCGCTTGCCGTGACCAAGGGTGCGCGTATTTTGCGTGTGCATGACGTCGCCGAGACGGTTGATGTGGTGCGCATGATTGCCGCTGTAGAATCAGCCGAATAA
- the infB gene encoding translation initiation factor IF-2 → MTQVTVKQLADEVKTPVERLLQQMREAGLPHTAADEGVSDSEKQSLLTHLKSSHKAKVEEPRKITLQRKTTSTLRVAGSKSISVEVRKKKVFVQRSPEEIEAERKRELEERRAVENAARQKAEEEAKRRAEEEARRQPAAAQPAGTEAAAAPVAPVEAVREAAPVAAAPAPAADARKRDEPRRPDKPRADDNNRRGGGGDGERKNAPHRASVKEKAPAPRVAPRTTDEESDGFRRGGRGKAKLKKRNAHGFQSPTGPVVREVKIGETITVGDLAQQMSVKAAEIIKFMFKLGTPATINQVLDQETAQLVAEELGHKVTLVSDTALEDSLAESLKFEGEAVSRAPVVTVMGHVDHGKTSLLDYIRRAKVAAGEAGGITQHIGAYHVETERGMVTFLDTPGHAAFTAMRARGAKATDIVILVVAADDGVMPQTIEAVQHAKAAGVPLVVAVNKIDKPGADLDRIRSELSVHGVTSEEWGGETPFVSVSAKMGTGVDELLEAVLLQAEVLELTATPSAPGRGVVVESRLDKGRGPVATVLVQDGTLRQGDMVLVGSNYGRVRAMLDENGKPIKEAGPAIPVEILGLDGTPDAGDEMSVVADEKKAREVALFRQGKFREVKLARAHAGKLENIFENMGQEEKKTLNIVLKSDVRGSLEALNGALNGLGNDEVQVRVVGGGVGGITESDANLALASNAVLFGFNVRADAGARKIVEQEGLDMRYYNVIYDIIEDVKKALTGMLGSDVRENILGIAEVRDVFRSPKFGAIAGCMVVEGTVYRNRPIRVLREDIVIFEGELESLRRFKDDASEVRAGMECGIGVKSYNDVKAGDKIEVYEKVQVARSL, encoded by the coding sequence ATGACGCAAGTCACGGTGAAACAACTGGCCGATGAGGTCAAAACACCGGTGGAGCGCCTGTTGCAGCAGATGCGTGAGGCAGGTCTGCCGCACACCGCCGCCGACGAAGGTGTGAGCGACAGTGAGAAGCAGTCTTTGCTGACTCACTTGAAGAGCAGCCACAAGGCGAAAGTGGAAGAACCGCGCAAGATTACATTGCAGCGCAAAACCACCAGCACCCTGCGTGTTGCTGGCAGCAAGAGCATCAGCGTTGAAGTACGCAAGAAGAAAGTCTTCGTACAGCGCAGCCCGGAAGAAATCGAAGCCGAGCGCAAACGCGAACTGGAAGAACGTCGCGCAGTAGAAAATGCTGCTCGTCAGAAGGCTGAAGAAGAAGCCAAGCGTCGCGCCGAAGAAGAAGCGCGTCGCCAGCCTGCTGCTGCGCAACCTGCTGGTACTGAAGCGGCCGCCGCGCCTGTAGCGCCTGTTGAAGCTGTGCGTGAGGCCGCTCCGGTTGCCGCTGCACCTGCTCCTGCAGCAGACGCTCGCAAGCGCGACGAGCCTCGTCGTCCGGACAAGCCACGTGCCGACGATAACAATCGTCGCGGTGGTGGTGGCGATGGCGAGCGTAAAAACGCTCCACATCGTGCCTCGGTCAAAGAGAAAGCGCCTGCTCCACGCGTTGCTCCACGTACTACCGACGAAGAAAGCGATGGCTTCCGTCGTGGTGGTCGCGGCAAGGCCAAGCTGAAAAAACGCAACGCCCACGGTTTCCAGAGCCCAACCGGCCCTGTCGTGCGTGAAGTGAAGATCGGCGAGACCATCACTGTTGGCGATCTCGCCCAGCAGATGTCGGTCAAGGCAGCTGAAATCATCAAGTTCATGTTCAAGCTGGGTACTCCGGCCACCATCAACCAGGTACTGGATCAGGAAACTGCCCAACTGGTTGCTGAAGAGCTCGGCCACAAAGTGACCCTGGTCAGCGACACCGCCCTGGAAGATTCCCTGGCTGAGTCCCTGAAGTTTGAAGGTGAGGCAGTTTCCCGTGCACCGGTTGTGACCGTAATGGGCCACGTTGACCACGGTAAAACTTCCCTGCTCGACTACATCCGTCGTGCCAAGGTTGCTGCAGGCGAAGCCGGCGGTATCACCCAGCACATCGGTGCGTACCACGTTGAAACCGAGCGCGGCATGGTCACCTTCCTCGACACCCCTGGTCACGCCGCGTTTACCGCGATGCGTGCCCGTGGTGCCAAGGCGACCGACATCGTGATTCTGGTAGTTGCAGCGGACGACGGCGTGATGCCGCAGACCATTGAAGCTGTCCAGCACGCCAAGGCTGCCGGTGTTCCTCTGGTTGTGGCTGTGAACAAAATCGACAAGCCGGGCGCTGATCTCGATCGCATCCGTAGCGAACTGTCGGTTCACGGCGTGACGTCTGAAGAGTGGGGCGGCGAGACGCCATTCGTATCGGTTTCCGCGAAAATGGGTACCGGCGTTGACGAACTGCTCGAAGCCGTATTGCTGCAAGCCGAAGTTCTGGAATTGACCGCGACTCCATCGGCTCCTGGCCGTGGTGTTGTTGTTGAATCCCGCCTGGACAAGGGCCGTGGCCCGGTTGCGACCGTTCTGGTTCAAGACGGTACTCTGCGCCAAGGCGACATGGTGCTGGTCGGTTCGAACTACGGCCGTGTACGTGCCATGCTCGACGAGAACGGCAAGCCAATCAAGGAAGCCGGCCCGGCTATCCCGGTCGAGATCCTCGGCCTGGACGGCACCCCGGACGCTGGCGACGAGATGAGCGTAGTTGCCGACGAGAAGAAAGCCCGTGAAGTGGCTCTGTTCCGTCAAGGCAAGTTCCGCGAAGTCAAACTGGCCCGTGCTCACGCCGGCAAGCTGGAAAACATCTTCGAGAACATGGGCCAGGAAGAGAAGAAGACGCTTAACATCGTCCTCAAATCTGACGTTCGTGGTTCCCTCGAAGCGTTGAACGGCGCCTTGAACGGCCTGGGTAACGACGAAGTGCAAGTGCGCGTTGTCGGTGGCGGTGTCGGTGGTATCACCGAATCCGACGCCAACCTGGCACTGGCTTCCAACGCTGTACTGTTCGGCTTCAACGTGCGTGCCGATGCTGGCGCTCGCAAGATCGTCGAGCAGGAAGGCCTGGACATGCGTTACTACAACGTCATCTACGACATCATCGAAGACGTCAAGAAAGCCCTTACCGGCATGCTTGGCAGCGACGTTCGGGAGAACATCCTGGGTATCGCAGAGGTGCGTGACGTGTTCCGTTCGCCGAAGTTCGGCGCGATTGCCGGCTGCATGGTTGTCGAAGGCACCGTGTACCGTAACCGTCCAATCCGTGTACTGCGTGAAGACATCGTTATCTTCGAAGGCGAGCTGGAATCCCTGCGCCGCTTCAAGGATGACGCGTCTGAAGTACGTGCCGGCATGGAGTGCGGTATCGGCGTCAAGAGCTACAACGACGTCAAGGCTGGCGACAAGATCGA